ATAATCGGCATCCGAAAGACGAACTCGGCAATATTTGGCGATTTGAGGCAATATTTTGTCCCAAACTCCAATTCCTTGATAGATTAGCGCCGAAAGCTGATGAACTGCATAAGCTTGTCCCTTGGCTACCGCAGCTGATGCCACTTTCACTTCAATCAGCAAGATACTCAAGCCAGAATCTTTTAAAGCGGAGGCTAGAGTTAACCCAATAATCCCACCGCCGACAATTACCAAATCGTATTCATATCCCCGTAAGTCTGGCGGTGTTGGTTGAGGAGAAATTTGTTCAAGCTGCGTTAAGGCCATTGTTAAGTTAGATTACAGCGTCTTAACTCTTATTTTGACGCGATCGCTCCCCCTTGAGCAAGTTAACTCAAAAAAAACCTGCTGATTGGTAGGGATTTCAGCAGGTTTGAATAATACAATTATTTTTTCAGAGAGACCAACACTAAACTTTATTAGAAAGCTACTAGAAACTTGTGTGCGTAATAGTAACTATTTATGAGTTTTAAGAGTTAGTTTTTTAGCATGATGCTTGTGATATTTGTGGTGTTTTAGTTGATGGCTTTTGTAAGATTTAGCACTAGCAACATGAGTAGGTTTAGCTTGAGCTTCAGATGCAAAAACAGTTACAGGAGCAGCAAAAACTAAGGTCAAAAGTAAAGCTTTAGCGAACTTATTCACTTGAAAATCCTCATCAGGTAATGAATAATCTCACTATCCGATAGGTATATGTCATAAGTTTGTAATTTATATGAATCTTTCATGTCTATTTTTACATCCGTAAAATATTGGATTTATGGGACATACTTGGTTAAAAATACTCACGGCCATCATACTTACTAAAATCACACTACTAGATATGATATTTGGCACATTGCTCAAATAAATACTATTTGGCTATAATGCTTGTATTAATTTTGATTAAGAAATGCTAGAAGTCATTAATTCTTCTGCTATGTCAAAGTTAGCTGTGACATTTTGCACATCATCCAAGCCTTCTAGAGTATCAATTAACTTGAAAAGCGATCGCGCCTGATCTGGATCGGTAACTTCTACACTATTACTAGGAATCCAGCGAAATTCGGCATCAGTTACCTTAAAGCCTTGACTTTTGAGTGTCTGACTAAGGGTTTCTAAATTGCCAATATTAGTTAAAACCTCAGCCATTCCATCTTCAGGCATCTCATAAGATTCAGCACCGCCTTCGAGGGATGCTTCTAAAAGCTGTTCTTCGTCAACCACACCCTGCACGACACAAACGCCTTTTTGATCGAACATCCAACTAACGCAACCTGTTTCACCAAGATTGCCACCATTTTTACTAAAAGCTACACGCAAATCAGCAGCAGTGCGATTGCGATTATCTGTCAAGGCTTCGATTAAAATCGCTACACCACTAGGGCCGTAACCTTCGTAGCGAATCGCTTCAAAGATAGCGTTATCGCCACCAAAAGTACCTGCACCTTTAGCGATCGCTCGTTCAATATTATCATTGGGGATACTCGCTGCTTTTGCCTTGTCAATTGCCGTGCGAAGTTGAAAATTCAGCGCCGGGTCGGGTACGCCGCTTCTAGCTGCCACGATAATCGCCCGCGATAATTGAGTAAAGGTTTTTCCCTTTTTTGCATCTACTACCGCTTTTTGGCGCTTAATATTTGCCCATTTACTATGTCCTGCCATAATCTGAAATTATCAAAACTCTATTCAAGATTAAGATACAGCGATTGGCCTCTATGATAAATCCGAGTTCAATCAATCGATGGTATTCTGCGATCGTAAATTGCTTAGGTGTCACAGCATTCATAAAATATTTACTTGTAGATTAAAGTGACTGGGTTGTTTACCGCCGCAGGTATCACAATGCCTCAAATTGCTGCCAACAAAGGTATAGTGCCCTCGGTACATGAAAACATCCTTTCCATTTGCCGCCTTTAAGGTTCAATAACACTTCTCCACGCCGATTGAGATAGCCAAACCATTCACCGTATTCTGAATCAGCAAAGTGTGACCAGGTATAATCATGCATCTTTTGATACCATTTCCAACATACCTCACGCCCAGTCAAGCGATAGCCCATCGCTAATGCAACCAAAGATTCTAGGTGAACCCACCACAGCTTTTGATCCCATTCCAATTGTTGTGGGGGATGACCATCTGCATCCATAAAGTAATACAATCCGCCATACTCGCTATCCCAAGCAAAATCTAGGATATTTAACACCACATCAATGGCTTGATTTATAGTTTTGGTATCATTTTGGCGACGGGCGATATCCATAATGAACCACATCGCTTCGATACCATGACCTGGGTTAATCAGCCGTCCCTCAAAACAATCGATGTGGGAACCATCAGGGGCAACGTTTTCGTACATTAGTCCCCGTTTTTGGTCGAGAAAATCGGTCATTACTTCGCGGACTGTCTCAGTTAGGACATTCTCTAGTGTTTCCTTTGGCAGCAACCATTCCATTTCTAGAGTCAGGTTGGCTAAAATCATCGGTACAGCCAATGATTTCATTGGGCGGATGCCGGGATAGGTTTTATTATATTTGCCTTTTGGGTTATCTTTGCGGCGTAAAACGTTGTTGTAAGCTTGTATCGCCGTATCCTTTGCCCATTCTTCGCCACCAGCGAGTGCATATTGACTAAATGCCATTGCCGCAAAGCAATCAGAAAAGATATTGTAAGGCTGAACCAATGGTTTCCCTTCACGGGTAAGGGCAAAGTACCAATTACCATCACTGTCTTTGCCGTGTTTGGCAAGAAAGTTAGCGCCATTGCTGGCAATTTTCAACCAGTTTTCGCGTTTTTCTAGCTGGTTGTAAAGCATCGAAAAAGTCCACACTTGGCGGTTTTGCAGCCAGATAAATTTGTCTGTATCATAAACTTTGCCGTAGCGATCGAGGCAGGTGAAATAGCCGCCTTGTTCCCAGTCGAGGGAGTGTTTTTCCCAAAATGGGAGTACGTCGTTAAGGAGGGCATTTTTGTAAAGTTCAGCGTAGGCGTAGCCCGCTGGAGGCATCGCTTTGAATTCATACCCCATAAATTTCCTCCCTTTGGGTGCTAATAGCTACAACTTAACAGTTATCACATTTTGGCTCGAATAATGAAGCGATCGCCGGCTTTCTATCAGTGTTATGGGCTGGTAGTTATTTGGGAATACTTTTATAGGAGTGATATAGGAGTGATAAAGAAGGCGATCGCACCAACACTTTCAATTCAAATGTACTATTTCACCTTGAAATCACTCCTCTTGTACAAAAAAGATGTATTAAGAATCACTAATCTACCAGGAGTAACAATATGGGATTCACTGATGATATTGTCAAGCTGTCTGAACAAGTGCGTAAGCGATTTGACCAAGTTGTTGGCGAAGAAGCTACTAAGATGGCGTTGATTGTTCCTTTTTTGAGCGCTCTTGGCTACGATGTCTATGATCCTAGCGAAGTCATGCCAGAATATGTAGCAGATTTTGCTACTAGAAGGGCGGGACAGTTTGAAAAAGTAGATTACGCTTTAGCTATTAACGGTACTAAAGTTATGCTCGTAGAGGCAAAAGCCCGTGGTCAAAAAGCTGAGGCACATGATGGGCAATTGAGCAAATACTTTAATGCACTTTTGACAACAAAAGTAGCTGTTGTCACTAATGGGATTGAGTATCGTTTCTTTACAGACTTGCGTGATAAAAATATCATGGACAAGGAGCCATTTTTTACTTTTAACATCCTTGAATATGATTCCAAAGATATTGATAACCTCAAATTTTTTCACCGTGATAATTTTGAGGTTACAGCTATTACCAACCATGCTGAAGAAATGGTTTATGTAAAAGGCATGACTCAGCTTCTAGGAAATCTTTTACGTTCTCCTTCTGAAGAATTTATTCGCTTTTTAGTGGCTGAACTCGGTACTGTTGCTCCTAGTTATGAAATTCAAGGTCGAATTACTGGTAAAGTTATTGATAAATTCAGACCAATTGTTAAAAAGTCAATTCAGGGAAGTTTAGTAGAGTTAATGACTCGCTCACTTAGCCAAGAAATAACTCAGCCTGTTGAAATTGAAGTAGAACAAGAGATTGAAGAAGAGGAAAAACAACAAGAATATCAAGAATCGAAAATAGTAACAACGGCTGAAGAAATCGAAGCTTTTGAAAAAATTAAAGCAATTACGAAAACTTTAAGAAGTTACAATTTTGAACTCCAATATAAAGATACAGCTTCATACTTTGGTATCAATCTTGGCAAAAGTACTTGGTGGTTTTTACGGCTGTATCTGTCTTCGCAGAAAAAAAGTTTGATTACTCGGCTAAGTGTAGATGAAGTAAAGTCTCTAGTTTCAAACTTTGAAGTGCAGGAAGTGACAGCTTCTCTGGGGGATGCTGCATCAAAAGTAATTATTTCCTCCATTAGTGATTTCGATAAGCTGACACCATTGATTCTCAGATGTTACGAAACAGAAGCAGCCAAGCATCAAACATTCACCCCGGATGTAATCAGAATGGAAAAATCAGCTTAACTCAAGGTATCTAATACAAAACTACACCTACCCAACTATCTTTACGCTGTCTTCCATTCTGAGTTTTGAATATTTGTAGACAAAGATATGTTGGGAGTAACAGCATACTCAAAAGATAAAATTATTAAGCTAATTTCTTTCTAAGCTACGATTTTTGTCTGCTAGCAACTTAGCGATCGCAGTACTAATCGGCTAACCTCTAAAAAAAAGTGGCTCTGCAATCAGCAGAACCACCAAAGCTTTCGCAAACCTGTTATAAATTAACGAACTGCGCCTTGAGCAGAAACAGTATCAATCGGTTTCATCAGGTACAGCCGCAATAACTGCCAGCCGTTGGAGATGTAAAACGGCAGTTTTTGAAAGAATTGCAGGAATTTGGGAGTGCTGGAATTAGCGATCGCACTCAGCTTTTCATTATTGCTGATACAAGTATCCAAGCGCTGATAAAACTCTGGATTCTCTACATCCAGCATCAGAGGGAACACCCGACCAGCGTTTTCGTTGGTCTTCTGAATTACATGGATGTCGTATTCTCGTGCATCCAATCCCAAGGTTGCATAAAAGTCCTTGCGTTGGATGTCATTGAGATACATTGTCGCAAATACCGACAACAGGAAGAACCGGCTCCACAGCCGTGCTTTCCAATCATTCAACATTTGCGGCTGAGATTTCATGACCGCATCAAAGAAATCACCGTGACGGTTTTCATCCTGACACCAGTTCTCAAAGAACCGGAAGATTGGATAAACCCGGTCTTCGGGATGTGCTTCTAAATGGCGATAAATGGTGATATAACGCCAATAACCGATCTTCTCAGAAAGATAAGTAGCGTAGAAGATGAATTTCGGTTTAAAGAAGGTATAACTACGACTCTTAGTCAAAAATCCTAAATCTAGGGAGAGATTAAAGTCCGACAACGCTTTATTCAAAAAGCCAGCGTGACGTGCTTCATCTCGTGACATCAGGTTAAAACACTCTGCCAAGACAGGGTTTTTTCCTTTCAAGCGACGGCCGAGTTCTTTATATAGCAAAAAGCCAGAAAACTCTGCCGTACACGAACGTTCTAGAAACTCAACGAACAACTTGCGAGTTTCCCCATCAATATGATCCCAGGATTGGTCAAACTCTGCATCCCGAACAAAGTGATGGCGGTTGTAGTCAGTGCGGAACTCTTCGAGAATGGCTTGTAACTCGTCTTCATTGACGGAAATATCCATCCGCGCCATTTCATCAAAATCGGTAGTATAAAACCGAGGTGTTAACAGGGTTTCTTTTGCCGGAACTTTAATCCCTGGCCGGATTTCTTCAAAGCCTGGTTTTTTGAGGGAATCTACCATGTCTTGATTGCTCTTTCGTCTTTATTATCTTAAGTAGGCCCTTCGGCTTGGTGCAGTTCCTCATGGGGGAAAACCCCAAGACAGGATTGCCTCACCAGAAAGCCAATGTTAATGTTCTGTTAAAGCGTAACAGCCCACAATAATCCAATTGTATAAAGTTCAGTCTACCAAGGTGTGGGTTAGAAATTTGTAAGCAAAAGATTAAGAGTTGCAACAATCATTCAATGTTTACCGAACCAAAAATCGGAGACAGGATTTAGACAACTGGCACAACAGCATTCATCATGTATTACTTTAACAATTTATTTCTTGCGTAACTTTATAATAAAAAGTTATTTTTTACACAAAGTTTACAGTATTTCCGCTATGCCAAACGTATTATAAATGTATCAGTATTTGATTTGATTTTTGTGAGTAACAAATATTCGACTTTCAACCTTTGAAATTGCAAAGGCTGTCGGATTTGTTTTGCCAAAATACTTAACTTTTAATGGAGTAATCGATGTTTTCTACTGAAAATAATCTCATCAATACAAATAGTATTCTCGGAAATAATCCAAATATCAATTTACATAGCACTGATAATAGCTATGGGTTAAATGTAAACCAGAATAGCTATGTTACTGCTTCTCAAAATAATAATGTTTTTGCCAGTGCGATTTCTCTAACGACACCTGCACCAGACTTAATAGTTCAAAATGTCTCTGCACCAAGTAACACAACAGTTGGTAGCACCATCCAACTTAACTATCAAGTCAAGAACCTAGGTAATGCTAGTACAGGTTCTAGCTACAGTAAGTTTTATCTCTCCAAAGATGCCACTCTGAGTAATGACGATTTATTTTTGAACTATGATTACGTTGCCGATATTGGCGGTGGTGGTGTTAGTTCAGAATCAGTCACACTTACCATTGCTAATGGTACTGCTGCTGGTAATTATTATCTGCTTTCTCAAGCCGATGGTTATGCTTACGTAGCTGAAAGCAATGAAAACAATAATGTTTTTGCTAGTGCGATTTCTCTGACGGCACCGGCACCAGACTTAATAGTTCAAAATGTCTCTGCACCAAGTAGCACAACAGTTGGTAGCACCATCCAACTTAACTATCAAGTCAAGAACCAAGGTAATGCTAGTGCAGGTTATAGCTACAGCAAGTTCTATCTCTCCAAAGATGCCACTCTGAGTAATGACGATTTATTTTTGAACTATGATTACGTTACCAATATTGGCGCTGGTGGTGTTAGTTCAGAATCAGTCACACTTACCATTGCTAATGGCACTGCTGC
This Nostoc sp. KVJ3 DNA region includes the following protein-coding sequences:
- a CDS encoding YebC/PmpR family DNA-binding transcriptional regulator, giving the protein MAGHSKWANIKRQKAVVDAKKGKTFTQLSRAIIVAARSGVPDPALNFQLRTAIDKAKAASIPNDNIERAIAKGAGTFGGDNAIFEAIRYEGYGPSGVAILIEALTDNRNRTAADLRVAFSKNGGNLGETGCVSWMFDQKGVCVVQGVVDEEQLLEASLEGGAESYEMPEDGMAEVLTNIGNLETLSQTLKSQGFKVTDAEFRWIPSNSVEVTDPDQARSLFKLIDTLEGLDDVQNVTANFDIAEELMTSSIS
- a CDS encoding AGE family epimerase/isomerase; the encoded protein is MGYEFKAMPPAGYAYAELYKNALLNDVLPFWEKHSLDWEQGGYFTCLDRYGKVYDTDKFIWLQNRQVWTFSMLYNQLEKRENWLKIASNGANFLAKHGKDSDGNWYFALTREGKPLVQPYNIFSDCFAAMAFSQYALAGGEEWAKDTAIQAYNNVLRRKDNPKGKYNKTYPGIRPMKSLAVPMILANLTLEMEWLLPKETLENVLTETVREVMTDFLDQKRGLMYENVAPDGSHIDCFEGRLINPGHGIEAMWFIMDIARRQNDTKTINQAIDVVLNILDFAWDSEYGGLYYFMDADGHPPQQLEWDQKLWWVHLESLVALAMGYRLTGREVCWKWYQKMHDYTWSHFADSEYGEWFGYLNRRGEVLLNLKGGKWKGCFHVPRALYLCWQQFEAL
- a CDS encoding type I restriction endonuclease: MGFTDDIVKLSEQVRKRFDQVVGEEATKMALIVPFLSALGYDVYDPSEVMPEYVADFATRRAGQFEKVDYALAINGTKVMLVEAKARGQKAEAHDGQLSKYFNALLTTKVAVVTNGIEYRFFTDLRDKNIMDKEPFFTFNILEYDSKDIDNLKFFHRDNFEVTAITNHAEEMVYVKGMTQLLGNLLRSPSEEFIRFLVAELGTVAPSYEIQGRITGKVIDKFRPIVKKSIQGSLVELMTRSLSQEITQPVEIEVEQEIEEEEKQQEYQESKIVTTAEEIEAFEKIKAITKTLRSYNFELQYKDTASYFGINLGKSTWWFLRLYLSSQKKSLITRLSVDEVKSLVSNFEVQEVTASLGDAASKVIISSISDFDKLTPLILRCYETEAAKHQTFTPDVIRMEKSA
- the acsF gene encoding magnesium-protoporphyrin IX monomethyl ester (oxidative) cyclase, which translates into the protein MVDSLKKPGFEEIRPGIKVPAKETLLTPRFYTTDFDEMARMDISVNEDELQAILEEFRTDYNRHHFVRDAEFDQSWDHIDGETRKLFVEFLERSCTAEFSGFLLYKELGRRLKGKNPVLAECFNLMSRDEARHAGFLNKALSDFNLSLDLGFLTKSRSYTFFKPKFIFYATYLSEKIGYWRYITIYRHLEAHPEDRVYPIFRFFENWCQDENRHGDFFDAVMKSQPQMLNDWKARLWSRFFLLSVFATMYLNDIQRKDFYATLGLDAREYDIHVIQKTNENAGRVFPLMLDVENPEFYQRLDTCISNNEKLSAIANSSTPKFLQFFQKLPFYISNGWQLLRLYLMKPIDTVSAQGAVR